From Triticum aestivum cultivar Chinese Spring chromosome 7B, IWGSC CS RefSeq v2.1, whole genome shotgun sequence:
CAACAGCCCAATCGAGGGTCACTCGACACCACCACCACTCTCTCCCCCCAATCCCCTCCTCCTCCCTGAAACCCTAGCCGGAATGGAGCCCAAATCCACCACCCCTCCGCCGCCGGGCCCCGTGCTGGGCGCGCCCGTCGGCTACCCGCCGGCCGCCGTCTACCCGGCCGCCGCGCCCCCCGGCTACCCGCACGCGCCGGCCCTCTACGCCCcgcagccgccccccgccgccgtcgccgccgcgtcgCAGCAGACCGccgcgcagcagcagcagcagctgcaggTGTTCTGGGCGGAGCAGTACCGCGAGATCGAGGCCACCACCGACTTCAAGAACCACAACCTGCCCCTCGCCCGCATCAAGAAGATCATGAAGGCCGACGAGGACGTCCGCATGATCGCCGCCGAGGCGCCCGTCGTCTTCGCCCGGGCCTGCGAGATGTTCATCCTCGAGCTCACCCACCGCGGCTGGGCGCACGCCGAGGAGAACAAGCGCCGCACGCTGCAGAAGTCCGACATCGCCGCGGCCATCGCGCGCACCGAGGTCTTCGACTTCCTGGTGGACATCGTGCCGCGGGACGAGGCCAAGGACGCCGAGGCGGCCGTCGCCGCCGGGATGCCCCACCCCGCCGCCGGCATGCCCGCCGCCGACATGGGGTACTACTACGTCCCGCAGCAGTAACGCCTACAGTATGTTACAGCGGATTTAAGTTGCATCTTAAGTTTGTGCTGTTGATTTAGTGCTCTCCAATGTTTGTTTGTTCACCGCTGAATAATTTAAGATGTTGTCATCATTTGAGGGGCCTCCTCTATGTTATAAGTGATTCGATCTGAGAAGAATCCGGCTAGGTTCTTCTGATCGAGGCAGGCCGTATGATGCTCATGCATGTCTAACTGATAAGATAATTTATCTCGTGGCATTTCTCTGATTACTTTTGTTCACCGTAATTTGCAGTGAAATGGTTTGATGTTGTATATTCCATTTAGCTATGACCCCGTTGTATTTTAGGCATTTAGGTTGCACAATCAAATATTACAACAACTGTGGGCCAAATGTTCGTATAACTTTTAGCTTTTATGTGCATGTTTAATTGGTACAACCTTTGCTATATATTCggataattcagatacatgtttttattatAGAGAATTAGAGATACATGCTTCTTTGGTAAGTGTATACTACCAAGGGCGTAACACTGCTCCATGTATGATGTACGTAAAATTTAGTCCTGCATATGTGACTGTCTCTGATGTCATATGGCTGTAGGGACCGAAATTGAAGTTTTGTTAGTTCAATGTGATTCTTGATGTTATTTGCAAAACCTGCAGCACATCATAGGAATGGGGAATTTGCACTGCAAACTCCTGACATTTTCTTTCATTCAACTATATATACTTTACTTTATTCTCTTCGAGGTTCTATTCCTTGGGGCACTTTGGTTAAAGATGGATTAGTTATGAGCTGATCAGCTACCAACTAACTTATTTGAAACTggaaaaaataatatatatttatACACCAAGTAGCTTTGCGTGTCCATTCTCTTATACAGTATTATGTTTGGCTCCGCATGGTATCCAGCCACTGTGAATTGGACTTGTTGTGCTGCAGCCTGCAGCGACATTTAAGTTAACTGCCCAgttaactactactccctctgtaaactaatataagagcgtttagatcactagatcagtagtgatctaaacgctcttatattagtttacagagggagtactcggCACCTGACCAAATCGAATACCCCCTATGTGGTCAATTAACTGGGCCAGCCGATTAATCGATCTGACAGCTAATGAAAGGCTGAAATTTCAGATGGACCAATTAAAGGGCAGAGGAAGATGTGTACGTATGTTGTTGCGGGACGCAGGCTTCTGTGATGCTACTGGTTGGCTATCTGCATTGCTGCTCTGACCTCTCTGTGTAGGCTACTACCGCTGCAAGTGTTGCATCTTTGAAAATAAATTTGGATGATATGGGGTGGCCTAGGGTAATACCAAGatatgtactccctctgatccatattaatatAAGAGAATGGACAATTACTATGGATCGAAGGGAGTAGCAAACTTTGGGAAATGATTGTTTGCCAAAGACAATTTTGCTGTGCATCAGATTTGTTCTGTTGTGGAGTCATTGACGCTTGCATGCTTTTGCTCGGAAAATATATGCTGAAATCAGAATTTTGGAGTTGGGTTGCAGGGAGAACTGTGTCATGGATTTCTTTACCAAATGGCTCTTTCAGACTTTGCCTTAGATAACTGATTACATTTGCAGACGTCATTTTTTGTACAGAGATTCAATCTAACTAATATCAGAAATAACACGTCAAGGACAAGGATAACATCTGACTATTTGTTCTAGTGGTTCATATGCCTGAACCAAAGGATTGTATCGATCTGACGATTTGTTCTTGAAGTTTGATATGCCTAAACTGAACGACCTTTTCTTCTTTTCGGGTAGTGAAAACAGCAGTTGAAGAACTGAAGAAGTAAAAGAGCCCTAACAATGAACAAACTTTTCATACTAGCCGTGAAGACAGAATGGCCAAATTAGCATTTCATTTTGAGCTGCAGCTACTACTGATGAATCATACAAAAAAAAGCTTTGAACCCTTTCAACATCCCAGGGGAGAGAAAAATAATGTGTATGATCTCTAATCTATCAGAGCACAAGTAGAGAAACAGTGATTTGCACTATGCAAACAAGACTTCTGTGCTCTCTCGTTTCCTCCGAATCAGCTCACGACGAAGCTTGTGACCTTGCAATTAGGAAAGCAGAACTTTGTCACGGATCAAAAACAACGTTTTAGGCACCGAGCATTTCAATCATCAAAACTCTTTGTATGCACTCCCCTTGTCACTCTGGGTGGTCTGATGTTAGAACAACAATACAACAATACGGCTTGGTGTAATCCTTTGGAAGTAAGTATCAGGTGTGAACCACGTTACAGTGAAGATTATGTTGAAACCATGTTTAGAAGTTCTATAAAATTGTACCCAAAAAAATATACAGATGCTAGGAGGTTGATGTTCCAGAAGTATGCAAAATTTCAATGTTCAGCACATAATCATTTTGTAGATATGTGAATAAAATAAATTCATCAATAAGGttgttgaatttgatttttcatgattttctAGTAACAGTGTGCAGGCTGGACTCAGCACACAAAGAAAAAGCCTACAATACATAATACTGTGTAATGACGCAATCACGATGACAATAAGCTTCGACAACAGAACAACCACAACGACGAGTGCACACATCATCGAACAAATTCTTTCAAATTTTTGGAGTCGTCAAAAATAACAGGTTTGCAGGGAGAATTGGGTTGAAGAGCACATGGAGAATTTCAACCATAACAATGTACTTATAAATTTGCCAAGTACAGTATAAAGCAGGAAGTCAGAATAACCGTATGCGATTTCCCTTTTTGAGTTGCAGCTGCTATGAATGAGTCATACAAATAAGCTTTGAATCGTTACAAAGAGTACATCTCGGGGCGGAGAAAGAAATGTTGGAAATTCTCTGATCATCGGAGCACAAGCAGTGTTCTGTCTATGCAAATAACACCATGATGTCTGCGACCCTAGAAGCACATCGTTTCCTCCGAATCAATTCACCAGGGCCTGCGACCTAGAAGCACATCGTTTCCTCCGAATGAATTCACCAGGAAGCCTGCGACCGTAGAATTAGAGAAGCGTTATTTCGTCATGGATCAGAACAAATTTGAAGAGTAAAAAATTTCAGCCATACCAAATCTGCTGGTGTGGGGATTAGTCATGAATTTTCAGAAGATCTGATGCACAGGGAGTAAACAAGAGGTAAATTCAACTCACCGAAAACTCAGATCGATTGTCTCCTAGGCGCACAGGACGAGCTTGCCGGAGGGCAAGGCTACGGCGGCGACAGCGAGGAGGCAGGCGGTGACGACGTTCCGGTAGCACCACCGGAGCGGGCCCCACGCCCCCGCGCCCTCCATGCTGGCGCAGTTGGTCCTCGTCACCCCGCACTGCGGCTCCTTGGACAGGTCGAAGGATGCGCCCTTCATGCGCAGCTCCTGCACGCACCGCGCGAGGGCCCGGGCGTCGCCGCGctcccgccgcagccgccgcccggcGCGCCAGTAGGCGCAGACGCGGAgctgcacggcggcggcgagcgcgagGGAGGCGGCCAGCGAGAGGGACGAGGGCGCCCACCACCTCCTGCAGGCGCGCGACGGGGCGCCGCCCGCGACGGAGGCGGCGAAgaggagcgcgagggagaggcCGTGGAGGGCGAGGAAGGCCGCGCAGAGGTAGAAGGCGTCCCGGCGCGCCGCGTCCATGACCGCCTCGAGCGCGCACGCGCGGCGGTTGAGACGGGACTCCTCCCGCTGCCACAGCTTGAGCAGCAGCAGGTGGCCGCCGCTGTCGGCGATCTCGCCCAGCGGGTGGTGCCCCGACGCCGCCTTGCCGAGGAACGCGCCGCTGGCTGGCTCCGCTCCGTCGCCGGTGACCGGGATCTCCACGACGTGGGCGTCATTTTTGGTGGGCTCCGCCGCCATTGGAAGTTTCGTTCTGAGTTGGAAGGTTGTGAGTTGATGTGAGATCAGACTCGGGAGGCAGAAATGGAAAGCGGGGAGTAGAAGCGTGATGATCCGCGCGGCTTAAGGAAGGGAAGGGATCGTGAGCGTCCAACGGTCGAGTGCTTTAGTGAGGCACGCAACGGTCGAATTTTCGCTGGGCGTCACGGCGGTGGCCCTTTCACATATTCATCTTTTTGTTTTTTGCGGGATTTCACATGTCCATCTAATCATCAATGATTACTAAAAATACAAGTATAAAAAACTCAGAAAAATGCTAAAAACTAAGATAAAAATCATTCAGATTATTAAgcagggtttttatcatttatgccactggTTACATCCCACTACTTGCCATTAGAGTTTTCAATTGCTAAAAAATGCCGTCACTTTGTTATGCAAATGATAAAAAATGCCAATGGACATCATTACAGTCAGCTCAAATCGTGTTTGCTATGTTATAATGATCAAAATGCCTATGAACCAACATGTCACCTCTCCCTCTATCTCAGCATAATAAAGTGTGGGCTCCACTAGATCCCAACAACATTCTTATTTTCCTCTAAAATTATTCGCTTACTTACTCTTAACAAGTGGGgcccacacttatcattgtgacaAAGAGAGAACTGGAATGTGGGTGTATGGGTATTTTTATCATATAACATGGTCAGCGGATTTGACCTGACAATAacgatgtctaatggcatttttgagcaaacatataatgaaacaatgatattttttagatatctaatggcatttttgagcaagcatcacATCAAACAAtgacatttttgagtagttgtaactcaCTAGTAAGTATGCACGTGCCACACACGCCTCGATTAAATATGTTCTACAATGAAACTTATAATAATTATGTCAACATAAATCTACTTTTTGAACAGCTGAAATCTCACGCAAAAAGCATATAATTCCTAACTTGTACAAATGACTGAAAACATTGTGCTTTATAAATGAACATGCCCATGTCCATTGCTTAGCTAATACCATTGATCATTAACTAACCGACAGAAAATTAGTCCATTATGAAAATTTAATTATGGCCTATGGCCATGCATGCACCCCTAGCTAGTGCATCTCGACAACCAACGTCATCACAAACATCTCGCCAGAATCCACAACGTTATGACCAACATCTCACACATCTCGCCAGCATACACAGTGCCATACAGATATTCATGTGTAACGGACAAAATTGTTTCTCATATATCACATCCTTGACCTCTTAAACTGTATAACTAACATAATTCATCAGTTTTTTCAATCTTAATAGTCATTGTTGTATCCAAACTGAATTAAATTTGGGGTGTAATATTTCCAACCAAGAAAAATACATCTTCAATCTTATTTTCTTCTAGGTCATGCCTATGAATGGGCCATTGCCAATAAGCACCAGGAAAAAGGGTATGCAAGTGTGTGTACAGAGGCAATGAAAATTAGTAGTTTCCACATAAGCTGATCAAATGAAACAATTCATCAAGGTTCTGAGATACAAGTTTGTCCGTCTAAGAAACAAAACATTGCTAGTTAGCAAACCAAGCTGCATCAATATAACATCCTCGCCCCTGTGGCTGTTCCAAGCAAAATCAGGTACGTAGAACCAGCCCGAGACAAAACAGATGCCCAAAGCACTGAACGTAGAACCACGCTTATTAATAATCTAGAGGCATTTGTGGTCATTTAGTGTCCATCCATCCATGGCAAGGTCCAAAGCAACGATGGTATTTGCAACCTGATATTTTGAAGCTCGCCATGTATCTGACGCTTTTTTGCGAAAGCAAAGGAATCAATCTCAAGGAGAGTATTAACACATATCAATGATGACGAACATACTctgcaaagaaaaaggaaaaattgaGAAGGAGATTAACAAATGTAGCTGTACATATGCTACATAAATTTGCATCTAATCTTCTCACCTTGTTCCCAGTCTGCAGTATGTTGTCTTGCTCGTCCAACCTGAACCGATAGAGAAAGTTCCCTGTAGCACTTTATTTGTGAGGATATAACATGAGTCAACAACAAAATTATCACTGTTATTCATGGCAAGATAACAGATCATTCTTAAATATATATTTTGTTGGTTGTTGCAAGATAACAGATAAATTCTTAACAGATCACTGTTATTCATGGAAAGTAATACCAATATGGGCTTACAAGTTTGGGCATGTTTCTTTGCAACAACGACGGAGACACCACAGACTGCTTGGCCTCCTGGTCCCCACGATGCTTTAACTATCTTGGATATGTAAGAAAAATAATGCCAATGAGGGCGTCACTTGCTACAAATTCATGACTTCAAAGAAACGCAATAACACATTAGATCGTTCAGTACAAATCATTTCTTCACTTGCAGTACCATGTAAAACACTGAATAGGTATGCATCACTCATCATTTCAAAAAGACTCTGAACAAAAACATTCAAAACTTCTGACTCCACAAAGACTTAAGAAATTAGGGTGCCTAAATCTTTATGCAGAACCAGGGACATCTTACTTATTAGTTAGAAAATCACTATAATCAAGTGGCCCAATTACATGAATACAATCAGTATCAATTATAAGTATGAAACGtgaaactttctgaaatgatcagtACTTATTAGGTCTCAGACTATACATATAGAAACTTGAGACTGCAAACATGGACGATTGACTTTGAAACTCCACTCAAATCATCCCATTATATAAGCATGCTCAGTTAGCAACAGTAAAACAAATTACAGAATCAGAATCCTCACACATTATTTAGAGAGTACCTTATTTTCTGTTCTTGTTACACTGGAAGCAATGTACACTCTGAATGAAAAAGAAACAACACGTGATTGATATGGTCGTCATATATGAAATATGGCAGTATGTGACAAAGTATATAAAGCCgtagattttgatgtaatactgaTATTCCGTCATCCAAACTCATATAACAGTTGCTCACCTGCAAATCCTTCAGTAGTTGTGCTAACATATACCGTAGGACATCTACAGGCTATgtttaaaaaaaaaagagaatCGAAAACACATACAAAGGCTACGCAGAGCTCAATACATCGCCTTGCAGACCTAGCTCAATATCAGTATTTCTTCAGGCCCATTCCTCTTTGCTGATCTCAAATTAGTCATATTAAATGCTACTGAGCAAAGATAGCAAGTTAATTTGAGAATTACATACTATTGCCAAGGGGACAACAATGTATGGCAACTTCTCTATCCACATGTGAAATAAAAAGAGATACATGTTGTTGACATGATATGTACTGTATAAAATTTCAGCATTCAAGTAGTTGCTCATAGAAAGCAAACCATCACAATTTGCACAATTCCAACCAGCCATATAAGTACACATACAGATTTCCAGAAAGACTCGTTCAAAGCAAAACATACAAATTGAACACGGTTTCCTTGAGAAGACCATTCAAAGCAAAACCATCAAACTGGCATCGGCGTACAAAATTCAGTGCAGATTGCAAGAGAAATCCCATAAAAAAATTGCTGCGCTGGAATTGATTGTTGAAGCAAATTTACTTTGCCATACCTAATACTACACGTTACTGCTAGTATATATAAGCATCAGAGATTGCTCACAAGGGCAGAACTGCACACCATTCTATTTTCATATTCCAGCGATTATAAAATAATGTCATATGGAGAATACAGAGAAAAACCAATTTTCACATAGCCCAATATGACCAGAAACCACATACGGGGAGCAAATCATCATTTGTCGACATAGAAATTAGTCTGCTACTTCTCTTTGTCGGCTCAACATTACCAATGTTATTATGTGCTATCAGCAGAAAACAAGAACCGAGAGAGATGAAATTCAGTTTGCATCCAAAGCTCACTTCATTCCACACGGCTAGAGGTCTCCCCGTCCCAAAACATGCCTCCACCAGCAGAGCACCCGTGCTCCCCGTTCCTCACTGTTGAAGCTCCCCATTCCCCGCCAGTCCACGGTCACGGGCTCACGGCGACCCcggcggggaagagagagggaggcgGGGAGAGTGGGAAGAGATGTACCTCGATAGCATAGGTGCCCTTGCTTAGCCGTCGCCGCCCAGATCCAAATCGTGCCTCCTCCCCGATCCAGGACAGTAGGACGACCTTCCAAGGCCAGAGTCGTGGTGGCAACCAGGCGCACCGAAGTGGTGCTCAATGGTGGTGGCCTCTTGTCCAggaggcggcggaggtggtggcggcacGGGAGATCGGCGGCGCTGGGATCGCTTGGAGGTGATATGGTGGACGGGACTATGGGGACGACGCAATTTGGGGAATTTGGGAAGATGGAAAGGACTGAggcagaggaaatagcgggataAACATGTCATTAATGCGATTCAGGTGGATTTTATCCGCGTTATGGGCGGGGCCGTGCGGATCGAGAGTGCGGAGCGCTATGAGGATAGGCAGACCACGGGCGTCTACTGGCAGAACATTTCATCTGAGTCGTCGATCTGGCTAACAAATTACTGGCGTAATATTGACGATAAGATATGTTTAAGTTGATTTGATCCGAGGGTTCTGGTTACCTTGTGTACAGTTTGCTGTGTGGTTTTAGGAGAACTTAagtttgctcttttaatagtagtatagataatAGAAAAACAGAGTAGTGAGACAGAACTAGTGACATAAGTGATAAAAACCCTATTAAGTAAAGGAGAATTTGGAATATTGCCCAGAAAATAGGGCAACCTTTCTTGGTTTGTCAAAGTTTAGGTCTGCTCGGGCCAATGACCCATCATATATTGCAATTTATATTAGAAAACCCATCTTTGCTCTATACTGTGCCCAATAGAGGCTCCACCCAGGCGAGTTGGTGAGCTTGAGATTTGCTCTATTTTATTATACCTAAACTCTAAAAAGTGCGCGTGCACTAAATGGACTTGCCGAGCACACGCGCGTCGGATCCGTCGCGATCTGCGCGCGGTCGGGCCAGGTGTAACCTGGTCGGGGCGAGGCCGAGCGGCGCGTCGCGTGGTGGTGGGGCCAGGTGGAATATGGTCGAGACAAGCGACTCGCCTGGGTGGGGCCCGCAATTATGGCTCTCTCCCACAAACGGCTCTCTCCCCCATTCGGCGGAGTGGGCGGTTTCTTcttcccctctccctcgcccaaaTCGAACTCTCGCCGCTGCCCAAATTCGCCGTAGTCCGCCACACATCGGTTCTCTCGAGAGGCGTTCGGCGTCGTGGGTGGCCGGCGGCGGGAGTTGCTCCACCCCGCGGTACGCTGGCCGCGGGGAGCGGCTCTCGCTCGTGAGCTCGGTGACCGCACAGTGCTCGACTTGCGGGGGTGGCGGACGGTTGCGAAGTGAGGCTGGCCTCGTTTTGTGCGGTGGCGAAGGAAGGAGAAGGTATGTTGACGCGATTCTTAACCCCCACCCCTGCTATCATCTCTCCATTTTCTGGCGATGGGAGTTTCTCATCTTCGTGGCGTTCTGTCTAGGAGCAACTAGTGCTTCTGTCGATTTGCTAGTTGGTCGAGGTAGTTTTTCCCCGTAGATCACGATGTGTTCGGCAACAGCGTTGGTTAGGTTAGGTACTGGGTATGAAATCCCCCCCTTAATCTCCATATCTGTCCATGTTTGTTAATGCGAGCGCCAGATTCATGTGATTTTGTGGTCGAACTAGTTTGAGGGTTCGTGTCCTCCCTCAGCCCTCACTTCACCCCGTGCACATGCTATTTCAGCGTTTTTTGCTGTTGATTTTTGTAGTAGGCAAGTTTATCACCACCACCAGGCAAGTCATGACATGGGGTGTTAGTAGGGTTTCTCGTGAGCGGGCAAGTTCATGCGAACCGTCAGGCAATTTTATGGCACACTGGTGTTTTGTTAGTGTTTCCTGGGACTAGACAAGTTAATGCCATTTGTTAGGCAACTTATGTGCATACTGttgttttattttttgtgtttttactGGTCCGGGGCAAGTTCATGTCAACAGTCAGGCAACTTATGGCAATGTTTTTTTTGTGTTTGATACGAGTGTCATGAAATCTTCCACCAAGATTCAGATAAAATGTTTACAGCAAGGTGAGAAGTAAACTAGGATCAATTGTTTGT
This genomic window contains:
- the LOC123156825 gene encoding uncharacterized protein isoform X4, with translation MKVYIASSVTRTENKLKHRGDQEAKQSVVSPSLLQRNMPKLGTFSIGSGWTSKTTYCRLGTRVCSSSLICVNTLLEIDSFAFAKKRQIHGELQNIRLQIPSLLWTLPWMDGH
- the LOC123156825 gene encoding uncharacterized protein isoform X3, whose translation is MLSRVYIASSVTRTENKLKHRGDQEAKQSVVSPSLLQRNMPKLGTFSIGSGWTSKTTYCRLGTRVCSSSLICVNTLLEIDSFAFAKKRQIHGELQNIRLQIPSLLWTLPWMDGH
- the LOC123162230 gene encoding uncharacterized protein, translated to MAAEPTKNDAHVVEIPVTGDGAEPASGAFLGKAASGHHPLGEIADSGGHLLLLKLWQREESRLNRRACALEAVMDAARRDAFYLCAAFLALHGLSLALLFAASVAGGAPSRACRRWWAPSSLSLAASLALAAAVQLRVCAYWRAGRRLRRERGDARALARCVQELRMKGASFDLSKEPQCGVTRTNCASMEGAGAWGPLRWCYRNVVTACLLAVAAVALPSGKLVLCA
- the LOC123160540 gene encoding nuclear transcription factor Y subunit C-6 — its product is MEPKSTTPPPPGPVLGAPVGYPPAAVYPAAAPPGYPHAPALYAPQPPPAAVAAASQQTAAQQQQQLQVFWAEQYREIEATTDFKNHNLPLARIKKIMKADEDVRMIAAEAPVVFARACEMFILELTHRGWAHAEENKRRTLQKSDIAAAIARTEVFDFLVDIVPRDEAKDAEAAVAAGMPHPAAGMPAADMGYYYVPQQ
- the LOC123156825 gene encoding uncharacterized protein isoform X2; amino-acid sequence: MKVYIASSVTRTENKIVKASWGPGGQAVCGVSVVVAKKHAQTLLQGTFSIGSGWTSKTTYCRLGTRVCSSSLICVNTLLEIDSFAFAKKRQIHGELQNIRLQIPSLLWTLPWMDGH
- the LOC123156825 gene encoding uncharacterized protein isoform X5, yielding MLSRVYIASSVTRTENKIVKASWGPGGQAVCGVSVVVAKKHAQTWNFLYRFRLDEQDNILQTGNKSMFVIIDMC
- the LOC123156825 gene encoding uncharacterized protein isoform X1 — its product is MLSRVYIASSVTRTENKIVKASWGPGGQAVCGVSVVVAKKHAQTLLQGTFSIGSGWTSKTTYCRLGTRVCSSSLICVNTLLEIDSFAFAKKRQIHGELQNIRLQIPSLLWTLPWMDGH